From one Lolium rigidum isolate FL_2022 chromosome 4, APGP_CSIRO_Lrig_0.1, whole genome shotgun sequence genomic stretch:
- the LOC124647965 gene encoding protein disulfide isomerase-like 1-4 — translation MEATVEAMFCVACSDSSSEEESMTSRGVNDLNVERPFASAGPKNASGTTSSGATHRDRIVRSDANPAHICAWNASQWTRKVQFAPHCSHSHSVLAAMALPRSLPLLFLLLLLLATPLPLAASPRDDDLDYIIDNAGDIPADDPDTWLHDGSSSSSDDDDEDPFDQESEDEDYGAEIDETHVVLLAAANFSSFLAARRHAMVEFYAPWCGHCRALAPDYAAAAASLAAQQVDVALAKVDATEDAELTEQYGVQGFPTLLFFVDGVHKEYSGERTKDAILAWITKKLGPAVQNLTTADEAERVLTGEQTAVLAFLHSLSGAHSDELAAASRLEDTVNFYQTTTPDVAKLFHIDPKAERPSLVLLKKEEEKLTVYDGEFRASAIAEFVSANKLPLITTLTQENAPAVFDSPIKKQILLFAVASEASKFLPIFKEAAKPFKGKLLFVFVERDNEEVGEPVANYFGITGQETTVLAYTGNEDAKKFFLGGEMLLDNIKEFAQDFLEDKLTPFYKSDPVPESNDEDVKIVVGKNLDQVVLDESKDVLLEIYAPWCGHCQTLEPTYNKLAKHLHGIDSLVIAKMDGTSNEHPRAKPDGFPTILFYPAGKKGFEPITFEGDRTVVEMYKFIKKHASIPFKLKRPDSSAARAESSENSGSNLKDEL, via the exons ATGGAGGCCACAGTAGAAGCCATGTTCTGTGTCGCCTGCTCGGACtcgtcgtcggaagaggagtcaatgaCCTCAAGAGGAGTCAATGACCTCAACGTTGAGCGACCGTTCGCGTCCGCCGGGCcaaaaaatgcgtctggtaccacctccagcggcgcgacgcatcgtGACCGGAtcgtccgcagcgacgcaaacccggcgcatATTTGCGCCTGGAATGCGTCGCagtggacgcgcaaagt ACAGTTTGCGCCCCATTGCTCTCACTCCCACAGTGTCCTTGCGGCCATGGCGCTGCCCCGATCTctccccctcctcttcctccttcttcttctcctcgccACCCCCCTCCCCCTCGCCGCCTCGCCCCGCGACGACGACCTGGACTACATCATCGACAACGCCGGCGACATCCCCGCAGACGACCCCGACACCTGGCTCCACGACGGCTCCTCATCCtcatccgacgacgacgacgaggaccccTTCGACCAGGAATCTGAGGACGAGGACTATGGCGCCGAGATCGACGAGACCCACGtggtcctcctcgccgccgccaacttctcctccttcctcgccgcgcgccgccacgcCATGGTCGAGTTCTACGCGCCCTGGTGCGGCCACTGCCGCGCGCTCGCCCCggactacgccgccgccgccgccagcctcgCCGCCCAGCAGGTCGACGTCGCGCTCGCCAAGGTCGACGCCACCGAGGACGCGGAGCTCACGGAGCAGTACGGCGTGCAGGGATTCCCcaccctcctcttcttcgtcgacgGCGTGCACAAGGAGTACTCCGGCGAGAGAACCAA GGACGCCATCCTCGCGTGGATCACCAAGAAGCTGGGGCCCGCGGTGCAGAACCTCACCACCGCCGACGAGGCCGAGAGGGTCCTCACCGGGGAACaaactgccgtcctcgccttccTCCACTCCCTCTCG GGTGCTCACAGTGACGAGCTTGCTGCTGCTTCAAGGCTGGAAGACACAGTCAACTTCTACCAGACCACCACTCCCGATGTAGCTAAGCTTTTCCACATCGACCCCAAAGCAGAGCGCCCATCCCTAGTCTTGCTCAAGAAAGAGGAGGAGAAGCTGACCGTATACG ACGGCGAGTTCAGAGCATCTGCAATTGCCGAGTTCGTATCGGCGAACAAGCTTCCGCTCATCACCACCCTCACACAGGAAAATGCCCCTGCGGTCTTCGATAGTCCAATCAAGAAGCAG ATCTTACTATTTGCTGTTGCGAGCGAGGCCTCGAAATTTCTGCCCATCTTTAAGGAAGCAGCAAAACCATTCAAGGGAAAG CTCTTGTTTGTCTTTGTGGAGCGAGACAATGAGGAAGTTGGCGAACCTGTTGCCAATTACTTTGGAATTACTGGACAAGAAACCACA GTTCTTGCTTACACTGGGAATGAAGATGCCAAGaagtttttccttggtggtgaaatgTTACTGGACAACATTAAG GAATTTGCCCAAGATTTCCTCGAGGACAAGCTCACACCATTCTACAAGTCTGACCCAGTACCTGAATCT AATGATGAGGATGTCAAAATTGTTGTTGGCAAGAATCTAGATCAAGTAGTCCTGGACGAATCAAAAGATGTCCTTCTGGAG ATATATGCACCATGGTGTGGGCATTGTCAGACACTAGAGCCTACCTACAACAAGCTGGCCAAGCATCTACATGGCATCGACTCCCTTGTAATAGCCAAAATGGATGGCACAAGCAACGAGCATCCTCGTGCCAAG CCTGATGGGTTCCCCACAATACTCTTCTACCCAGCTGGGAAGAAAGGCTTTGAGCCT ATAACTTTTGAGGGGGAccggacggtggtggagatgtacAAGTTCATCAAGAAGCACGCCAGCATCCCTTTCAAGCTGAAGCGCCCAGACTCATCGGCGGCACGAGCAGAGAGCTCCGAGAACTCAGGTTCAAACCTGAAGGATGAGTTATAG
- the LOC124706733 gene encoding uncharacterized protein LOC124706733 isoform X2, whose product MAQHTQQENTSGPMLTEDEEEEHHRGDRPLLPVYAQEKQDAKPSPLPVKSGSMRSRIEEEASGSCSVRSLSFSKLFSFRVTTSTTAMDIDHLAAAEDACALKQQQLKPVCRSQSMPMTSIRRFPQSHRKRVADSSSLPRFRVSSMPVPALEPSQSDSSEAQEGAEGSKQEDEEEVGEEEAVCRICMVALGEGGNVLKLECRCKGELALAHRDCALKWFGIKGNANCDVCGHDVLNLPVTLRRVRNNAAPPLPPSPASAAATPPGSGSGFMGFWRHRTAILVVVSMLAYFCFLEQLLVGDHGTAALAISLPFAGVLGLFSSLTTSRMVSSRRYVWIYSAAQFLFVVLFTHLFYRYVRLQAVIAIILSTFAGFGVAICANAVLLQIIRWRARRVPTPPSDLQMAQP is encoded by the exons ATGGCTCAGCACACACAGCAG GAGAACACGAGCGGCCCGATGTTGAcggaagacgaagaagaggagcatCATCGTGGGGATCGTCCGCTGCTTCCAGTATATGCACAAGAGAAGCAGGATGCCAAGCCATCGCCATTGCCGGTGAAGAGCGGGAGCATGCGATCAAGAATTGAGGAGGAGGCGTCTGGATCCTGCAGCGTCCGGTCACTGTCATTCTCCAAGCTTTTCAGCTTCAGGGTCACCACCTCCACGACTGCCATGGACATTGATCATCTGGCTGCTGCTGAAGATGCTTGTGCA CTAAAGCAGCAGCAACTGAAGCCGGTGTGCCGCTCGCAGTCGATGCCCATGACCAGCATCAGGAGGTTCCCCCAGAGTCACAGAAAGAGGGTGGCGGACTCGAGCTCGCTCCCCCGGTTCCGGGTGTCGTCGATGCCCGTGCCAGCACTAGAGCCATCACAATCAGACTCATCAGAAGCACAAGAAGGAGCTGAAGGATCCAagcaggaggatgaagaggaggttgGAGAAGAGGAGGCAGTCTGCAGGATCTGTATGGTGGCGCTGGGAGAAGGGGGGAATGTTCTGAAGCTGGAGTGCCGGTGCAAGGGCGAGCTCGCCCTGGCGCACCGGGATTGCGCCCTGAAATGGTTTGGCATCAAGGGCAACGCCAACTGCGACGTCTGCGGCCACGACGTGCTCAACCTGCCTGTCACGCTCCGCCGCGTCCGCAACAATGCTGCTCCGCCGCTACCACCGTCTCCCGCTTCTGCTGCTGCAACTCCTCCAGGCAGTGGCAGCGGATTCATGGGGTTTTGGCGGCACCGCACGGCGATCCTGGTGGTGGTGAGCATGCTGGCCTACTTCTGCTTCCTGGAGCAGCTGCTGGTGGGCGACCATGGCACCGCCGCCCTAGCCATCTCATTGCCCTTCGCCGGCGTCCTTGGCCTCTTCTCCTCCCTCACCACGTCCAGGATGGTGTCCTCCAGGAGATACGTCTGGATTTACTCCGCTGCCCAGttcctcttcgtcgtcctcttcaCCCACCTCTTCTACCGCtacgtgcggctgcaggccgtcaTCGCCATCATCCTCTCCACCTTCGCCGGGTTCGGCGTTGCCATCTGTGCCAACGCCGTGCTCCTCCAGATCATCAGGTGGAGAGCCAGGCGCGTCCCGACACCACCATCAGACCTTCAGATGGCCCAGCCATAG
- the LOC124706733 gene encoding uncharacterized protein LOC124706733 isoform X1: MAQHTQQENTSGPMLTEDEEEEHHRGDRPLLPVYAQEKQDAKPSPLPVKSGSMRSRIEEEASGSCSVRSLSFSKLFSFRVTTSTTAMDIDHLAAAEDACAEQLKQQQLKPVCRSQSMPMTSIRRFPQSHRKRVADSSSLPRFRVSSMPVPALEPSQSDSSEAQEGAEGSKQEDEEEVGEEEAVCRICMVALGEGGNVLKLECRCKGELALAHRDCALKWFGIKGNANCDVCGHDVLNLPVTLRRVRNNAAPPLPPSPASAAATPPGSGSGFMGFWRHRTAILVVVSMLAYFCFLEQLLVGDHGTAALAISLPFAGVLGLFSSLTTSRMVSSRRYVWIYSAAQFLFVVLFTHLFYRYVRLQAVIAIILSTFAGFGVAICANAVLLQIIRWRARRVPTPPSDLQMAQP; this comes from the exons ATGGCTCAGCACACACAGCAG GAGAACACGAGCGGCCCGATGTTGAcggaagacgaagaagaggagcatCATCGTGGGGATCGTCCGCTGCTTCCAGTATATGCACAAGAGAAGCAGGATGCCAAGCCATCGCCATTGCCGGTGAAGAGCGGGAGCATGCGATCAAGAATTGAGGAGGAGGCGTCTGGATCCTGCAGCGTCCGGTCACTGTCATTCTCCAAGCTTTTCAGCTTCAGGGTCACCACCTCCACGACTGCCATGGACATTGATCATCTGGCTGCTGCTGAAGATGCTTGTGCA GAACAGCTAAAGCAGCAGCAACTGAAGCCGGTGTGCCGCTCGCAGTCGATGCCCATGACCAGCATCAGGAGGTTCCCCCAGAGTCACAGAAAGAGGGTGGCGGACTCGAGCTCGCTCCCCCGGTTCCGGGTGTCGTCGATGCCCGTGCCAGCACTAGAGCCATCACAATCAGACTCATCAGAAGCACAAGAAGGAGCTGAAGGATCCAagcaggaggatgaagaggaggttgGAGAAGAGGAGGCAGTCTGCAGGATCTGTATGGTGGCGCTGGGAGAAGGGGGGAATGTTCTGAAGCTGGAGTGCCGGTGCAAGGGCGAGCTCGCCCTGGCGCACCGGGATTGCGCCCTGAAATGGTTTGGCATCAAGGGCAACGCCAACTGCGACGTCTGCGGCCACGACGTGCTCAACCTGCCTGTCACGCTCCGCCGCGTCCGCAACAATGCTGCTCCGCCGCTACCACCGTCTCCCGCTTCTGCTGCTGCAACTCCTCCAGGCAGTGGCAGCGGATTCATGGGGTTTTGGCGGCACCGCACGGCGATCCTGGTGGTGGTGAGCATGCTGGCCTACTTCTGCTTCCTGGAGCAGCTGCTGGTGGGCGACCATGGCACCGCCGCCCTAGCCATCTCATTGCCCTTCGCCGGCGTCCTTGGCCTCTTCTCCTCCCTCACCACGTCCAGGATGGTGTCCTCCAGGAGATACGTCTGGATTTACTCCGCTGCCCAGttcctcttcgtcgtcctcttcaCCCACCTCTTCTACCGCtacgtgcggctgcaggccgtcaTCGCCATCATCCTCTCCACCTTCGCCGGGTTCGGCGTTGCCATCTGTGCCAACGCCGTGCTCCTCCAGATCATCAGGTGGAGAGCCAGGCGCGTCCCGACACCACCATCAGACCTTCAGATGGCCCAGCCATAG
- the LOC124706735 gene encoding uncharacterized protein LOC124706735: protein MEARRISASPRPCNGRRVVARKRPRQEAPVSSVRKLQRREISSRRDRSFAMNSAHERFRNIQLQEEFDTHDPKENSSLLPYVRKRSKIIEIVAAKDIVFALSQSGVCAAFSRVTNKRICFLNGSPDEVVRSLFYNKNNDSLITVSVYGSENFSALRCKTTRIEYIRRGKPDAGYPLFETESLKWPGFVEFDDVNGKVLTYSAQDSTYKVFDLKNYTLLYSISDKNVQEIKISPGIMLLIYTRTSSSIPLKILSIEDGTVLKFFNHLLHRNKKVDFIEQFNEKLLVKQDGENLQILDVRNFQLTEVSSTEFMTPSAFIFLYELQLFLTFRNRSVAVWNFRGELVTSFEDHLLWHPDCNTNNIYITSDQDLIISYCKADSSDSSSEENAGSINISNILTGKCLAKIKAGDFSKQKKTWKFQSTITEALEDITALYYDEERDEIYTGNRHGLVHVWAN, encoded by the exons ATGGAGGCGAGGCGGATCTCGGCGAGCCCCCGGCCGTGCAACGGCCGGCGGGTGGTGGCCAGGAAGCGGCCCAGGCAGGAGGCGCCCGTCAGCAGCGTCAGGAAGCTCCAGCGCAGGGAGATCAGCTCACGACGCGACCGCTCCTTCGCCATGAACTCCGCGCACGAGCGCTTTCGCAACATTCAGCTGCAG GAAGAGTTCGACACTCATGATCCCAAGGAGAACAGTTCGCTGCTACCCTACGTGAGGAAAAGGTCTAAAATTATCGAGATAGTTGCAGCAAAAGATATAGTTTTCGCTTTATCACAGTCAGGAGTATGCGCTGCTTTTAGTAGAG TGACGAATAAGAGAATATGCTTTCTGAACGGGAGTCCTGATGAGGTTGTTCGTAGTTTGTTCTACAACAAGAACAATGATTCGCTCATTACTGTGTCAGTATATGGCTCCGAAAATTTCAGTGCCCTGCGATGCAAGACAACTCGCATAGA GTATATACGCCGTGGAAAGCCGGATGCTGGTTATCCTCTCTTTGAGACAGAGTCCTTGAAATGGCCTGGATTTGTGGAGTTTGATGATGTCAATGGAAAGGTTTTAACCTATTCTGCTCAAGACAG CACTTACAAGGTGTTCGACTTGAAAAACTACACATTGCTGTATTCCATATCTGACAAGAATGTTCAAGAAATAAAGATAAG TCCTGGTATAATGCTATTGATTTATACGAGAACAAGCAGCTCTATTCCTCTGAAGATTCTTTCTATTGAGGATGGTACAGTTCTGAAGTTCTTCAACCACCTTCTCCATCGGAATAAGAAGGTGGATTTCATTGAACAATTCAATGAAAAGCTCTTGGTCAAGCAGGATGGGGAGAATCTTCAAATTCTTGAT GTACGGAACTTCCAGTTGACTGAAGTGAGCAGTACTGAGTTCATGACTCCATCTGCCTTCATCTTTCTGTATGAACTCCAGTTGTTTTTGACTTTCCGGAATCGATCTGTGGCAGTTTGGAATTTCCGTGGTGAACTAGTAACATCATTTGAGGATCACCTGTTGTGGCACCCTGACTGCAATACTAATAACATATACATAACTAGTGATCAAGATCTTATTATTTCTTACTGCAAGGCTGATTCCAGTGACTCATCTTCAGAAGAAAATG CTGGCTCTATAAACATCAGCAACATACTGACAGGGAAATGCTTGGCCAAAATAAAGGCTGGGGACTTCAGCAAGCAAAAGAAGACGTGGAAGTTCCAGAGTACAATCACAGAAGCTCTTGAGGACATCACAGCTCTGTACTATGATGAAGAGCGTGATGAGATCTACACGGGCAACCGTCATGGCCTTGTTCATGTTTGGGCAAATTGA